In a genomic window of Glycine max cultivar Williams 82 chromosome 13, Glycine_max_v4.0, whole genome shotgun sequence:
- the LOC100794312 gene encoding probable glucan 1,3-beta-glucosidase A isoform X2 has protein sequence MDGTGLQFKSVMTGKYLCAESGGGTILVANCTDASGWETFRLWRINEDTFRLRVFNKQFVGLDGINVVAVSNICTYSETFHIVKESDNSSRIRIKASNGYFLQAKTQELVTADVSEVREWEDDDPTIFVMTIAARLQGEFQVTNGYGPTKAPQVMKEHWSTFIVENDFKFIASNGLNAARIPVGWWIASDPNPPWPYVGGSLHALDNAFLWAQKYGLKIIIDLHAAPGSQNGFQHGGSRDGSQEWGKTNKNILQTVRVIEFLTARYAKRPSFYAVELLNEPLSPGVTLEMLNKYYKAGYDAVRRHSPTAFVVLSNRIGPSKPKELFPLANGLMRSVIDVHYYNIFDDVFENMSAQQNIDFIYTNRSSQLNNITTSNGNGPLTFVGEWVADWRVKNATKEDFQRFAKAQLDVFGRATFGWAYWALKNANKYWNLEWMIENGYVKI, from the exons ATG GATGGAACTGGTCTTCAGTTCAAGTCTGTGATGACAGGGAAGTATCTTTGTGCTGAGTCCGGAGGAGGAACAATCCTAGTTGCAAATTGCACAGATGCTTCGGGTTGGGAAACATTTAGA TTGTGGAGGATAAACGAGGATACTTTCAGATTGAGGGTGTTTAACAAACAGTTTGTTGGGTTAGATGGGATTAACGTTGTTGCTGTTTCCAATATTTGCACTTATTCTGAGACATTTCATATAGTTAAGGAAAGTGACAATTCAAGTCGAATTCGAATCAAAGCTTCTAATGGATACTTCTTGCAG GCTAAGACCCAGGAGCTGGTGACTGCAGATGTTTCAGAGGTGAGAGAATGGGAAGATGATGACCCAACCATTTTTGTGATGACAATAGCTGCAAGGTTGCAAGGGGAATTCCAAGTCACAAACGGTTATGGGCCCACAAAAGCTCCCCAAGTTATGAAG GAACATTGGAGTACTTTTATTGtggaaaatgattttaaattcaTAGCCAGTAATGGATTAAACGCTGCCAGAATTCCAGTAGGCTGGTGGATAGCAAGTGATCCAAATCCACCCTGGCCATATGTGGGAGGTTCCTTGCATGCACTAGACAATGCCTTCTTGTGGGCACA GAAATATGGATTGAAAATCATCATTGATCTTCACGCAGCACCCGGTTCACAAAATGGCTTTCAGCATGGTGGTTCAAGAGATGGTTCTCAAGAATggggaaaaacaaacaaaaacattctccAAACAGTTCGTGTTATAGAATTCCTAACTGCAAG GTATGCGAAGAGGCCAAGCTTTTATGCAGTTGAGCTCTTGAACGAGCCTCTCTCGCCTGGTGTGACACTAGAGATGTTGAACAAGTATTACAAGGCTGGCTACGATGCTGTGAGAAGACACTCCCCCACAGCTTTTGTGGTGTTGTCAAATAGGATAGGACCCTCAAAGCCCAAGGAACTCTTTCCTCTTGCCAATGGCCTTATGCGATCTGTGATTGATGTTCACTACTACAACATCTTTGATGATGTATTTGAAAACATGTCTGCCCAACAAAACATTGATTTCATCTACACCAACCGATCATCACAGTTGAATAATATTACAACCTCAAACGGAAATGGTCCTCTTACTTTTGTTG GTGAATGGGTTGCTGATTGGCGGGTTAAGAATGCTACCAAAGAGGACTTCCAAAGATTTGCTAAGGCCCAATTAGATGTTTTTGGGCGAGCTACATTTGGGTGGGCTTATTGGGCTCTCAAAAATGCCAACAAGTATTGGAATTTGGAGTGGATGATCGAGAATGGTTACgttaaaatttag
- the LOC100794312 gene encoding probable glucan 1,3-beta-glucosidase A isoform X1, whose translation MTMTSCVNLKIWLLNFVILFSMVSLSHGRLNAQFQVKAVNLGGWLVTEGWMKPSLFDGIPNKDFLDGTGLQFKSVMTGKYLCAESGGGTILVANCTDASGWETFRLWRINEDTFRLRVFNKQFVGLDGINVVAVSNICTYSETFHIVKESDNSSRIRIKASNGYFLQAKTQELVTADVSEVREWEDDDPTIFVMTIAARLQGEFQVTNGYGPTKAPQVMKEHWSTFIVENDFKFIASNGLNAARIPVGWWIASDPNPPWPYVGGSLHALDNAFLWAQKYGLKIIIDLHAAPGSQNGFQHGGSRDGSQEWGKTNKNILQTVRVIEFLTARYAKRPSFYAVELLNEPLSPGVTLEMLNKYYKAGYDAVRRHSPTAFVVLSNRIGPSKPKELFPLANGLMRSVIDVHYYNIFDDVFENMSAQQNIDFIYTNRSSQLNNITTSNGNGPLTFVGEWVADWRVKNATKEDFQRFAKAQLDVFGRATFGWAYWALKNANKYWNLEWMIENGYVKI comes from the exons ATGACGATGACGAGTTGTGTCAACCTCAAAATATGGCTTCTTAACTTTGTTATCTTGTTTAGTATGGTTTCCTTGTCCCATGGAAGACTAAATGCTCAATTTCAAGTGAAAGCAGTTAATCTAGGTGGTTGGCTCGTTACTGAAGGTTGGATGAAACCGTCTCTGTTCGATGGCATTCCAAATAAAGACTTCTTG GATGGAACTGGTCTTCAGTTCAAGTCTGTGATGACAGGGAAGTATCTTTGTGCTGAGTCCGGAGGAGGAACAATCCTAGTTGCAAATTGCACAGATGCTTCGGGTTGGGAAACATTTAGA TTGTGGAGGATAAACGAGGATACTTTCAGATTGAGGGTGTTTAACAAACAGTTTGTTGGGTTAGATGGGATTAACGTTGTTGCTGTTTCCAATATTTGCACTTATTCTGAGACATTTCATATAGTTAAGGAAAGTGACAATTCAAGTCGAATTCGAATCAAAGCTTCTAATGGATACTTCTTGCAG GCTAAGACCCAGGAGCTGGTGACTGCAGATGTTTCAGAGGTGAGAGAATGGGAAGATGATGACCCAACCATTTTTGTGATGACAATAGCTGCAAGGTTGCAAGGGGAATTCCAAGTCACAAACGGTTATGGGCCCACAAAAGCTCCCCAAGTTATGAAG GAACATTGGAGTACTTTTATTGtggaaaatgattttaaattcaTAGCCAGTAATGGATTAAACGCTGCCAGAATTCCAGTAGGCTGGTGGATAGCAAGTGATCCAAATCCACCCTGGCCATATGTGGGAGGTTCCTTGCATGCACTAGACAATGCCTTCTTGTGGGCACA GAAATATGGATTGAAAATCATCATTGATCTTCACGCAGCACCCGGTTCACAAAATGGCTTTCAGCATGGTGGTTCAAGAGATGGTTCTCAAGAATggggaaaaacaaacaaaaacattctccAAACAGTTCGTGTTATAGAATTCCTAACTGCAAG GTATGCGAAGAGGCCAAGCTTTTATGCAGTTGAGCTCTTGAACGAGCCTCTCTCGCCTGGTGTGACACTAGAGATGTTGAACAAGTATTACAAGGCTGGCTACGATGCTGTGAGAAGACACTCCCCCACAGCTTTTGTGGTGTTGTCAAATAGGATAGGACCCTCAAAGCCCAAGGAACTCTTTCCTCTTGCCAATGGCCTTATGCGATCTGTGATTGATGTTCACTACTACAACATCTTTGATGATGTATTTGAAAACATGTCTGCCCAACAAAACATTGATTTCATCTACACCAACCGATCATCACAGTTGAATAATATTACAACCTCAAACGGAAATGGTCCTCTTACTTTTGTTG GTGAATGGGTTGCTGATTGGCGGGTTAAGAATGCTACCAAAGAGGACTTCCAAAGATTTGCTAAGGCCCAATTAGATGTTTTTGGGCGAGCTACATTTGGGTGGGCTTATTGGGCTCTCAAAAATGCCAACAAGTATTGGAATTTGGAGTGGATGATCGAGAATGGTTACgttaaaatttag
- the LOC121173272 gene encoding probable 3-hydroxyisobutyrate dehydrogenase, mitochondrial, translating into MVRIKGLGCALGRAIGKTHGGDKSDDDNDVPNGEGLPHLPTGSDSLAAKIYNNLALAVCMLGISEALALGQSLGVSASTLTNLFNCSSANCWSRYTKLCSVGHEAKDFSCAFRHYYSGMDEPHDK; encoded by the exons ATGGTTAGAATTAAAGGTCTCGGTTGTGCTTTAGGCCGAGCAATAGGAAaaacccatggaggagacaagagtgatgatgataatgatgtcCCTAACGGCGAAGGCCTACCGCATCTGCCCACAGGCAGCGACTCCTTA GCTgcaaaaatttacaataatttggCTTTGGCTGTTTGCATGTTGGGAATATCAGAAGCTCTTGCTCTAGGCCAATCTCTAGGTGTTTCTGCCAGCACCTtgacaaatttatttaactGCTCCAGTGCTAACTGTTGGAGTAG ATATACTAAGCTCTGCAGCGTTGGCCATGAAGCCAAAGACTTTTCATGTGCTTTCCGTCATTATTACTCTGGAATGGACGAACCTCATGATAAGTAA
- the LOC100790619 gene encoding probable glucan 1,3-beta-glucosidase A gives MMTSYVNLKIWLLNFVTLFSILSLSHGRRANANFRVRAVNLGGWLVTEGWMKPSLFDGIPNKDFLDGTGLQFKSVTTRKYLCAESGGGTIIVANRTSASGWETFALWRLNEDTFRFRVFNKQFVGLDGINVVAVSNISTDSLTFHVVKESDNSNRVRIKASNGYFLQAKTEDLVTADGSEVNGWGDDDPSVFVMTIGKRMQGEYQVTSGYGPTKAHQVMKEHWKTFIVEDDFKFIASNGLNAVRIPIGWWIASDPTPPPPYVGGSLNALDKAFLWAQKYGLKIILDLHAAPGSQNGFEHSSSRDGSQEWGKTDETIQQTVHVIDFLTARYAKCQSLYAVELINEPLSPGVTLEALNKYYKAGYEAVRKHSSTAYVVLSNRIGPSNPRELFPLANGLMRSVIDVHYYNLFQDVFNDMTVQQNIDFIYNNRSSQLSFVTTSNGPLTFVGEWVAEWQVNGATKEDYQRFAKAQLDVYGRATFGWAYWAFKNVNNHWSLEWMVKNGYIKL, from the exons ATGATGACCAGTTATGTCAACCTCAAAATATGGCTTCTTAACTTTGTTACCTTGTTTAGTATTCTTTCTTTGTCCCATGGAAGAAGAGCAAATGCAAATTTTCGAGTGAGAGCAGTTAATCTAGGTGGTTGGTTGGTTACTGAAGGTTGGATGAAACCTTCTCTCTTCGATGGCATTCCAAATAAAGACTTCTTG GATGGAACTGGTCTTCAGTTCAAGTCCGTGACAACACGAAAATATCTTTGTGCTGAGTCTGGTGGAGGAACCATCATAGTTGCAAATCGCACCTCTGCTTCGGGTTGGGAAACATTTGCA TTGTGGAGGCTAAATGAGGACACTTTCAGATTCAGGGTGTTCAACAAACAGTTTGTGGGGTTGGATGGGATTAACGTCGTTGCTGTTTCCAATATTTCCACTGATTCTTTAACATTTCATGTCGTAAAAGAAAGTGATAATTCTAACCGTGTTCGAATCAAAGCTTCCAATGGATACTTCCTGCAG GCCAAGACAGAGGATTTGGTCACTGCTGATGGATCAGAGGTCAACGGATGGGGAGATGATGATCCATCTGTTTTTGTAATGACAATTGGTAAAAGGATGCAAGGAGAATACCAAGTAACAAGTGGTTATGGTCCCACAAAAGCTCACCAAGTTATGAAG GAACATTGGAAAACTTTTATAGTTGAAGATGATTTCAAGTTCATAGCAAGTAATGGACTGAATGCTGTTAGAATTCCAATCGGCTGGTGGATAGCAAGTGATCCAACTCCGCCCCCACCATATGTTGGAGGTTCCTTGAATGCATTAGACAAAGCCTTTTTGTGGGCACA GAAATATGGATTGAAAATCATCCTTGATCTTCATGCTGCACCCGGTTCTCAAAATGGTTTTGAGCACAGCTCTTCAAGAGATGGTTCACAAGAATGGGGAAAAACAGATGAAACCATTCAACAAACAGTTCATGTTATAGACTTCCTAACTGCAAG GTACGCAAAATGCCAAAGCCTTTATGCTGTTGAGCTAATAAATGAGCCTCTCTCACCTGGTGTGACACTAGAGGCCTTGAACAAGTACTATAAGGCTGGTTATGAAGCAGTGCGCAAGCACTCTTCCACAGCTTATGTGGTGTTATCAAATAGGATAGGACCCTCAAATCCTAGGGAACTCTTCCCTCTTGCAAATGGCCTTATGCGATCTGTGATTGATGTTCACTACTACAACCTCTTTCAAGATGTATTTAATGACATGACTGTCCAACAGAACATTGATTTCATCTACAACAATCGCTCATCACAGTTGAGTTTTGTTACAACCTCCAATGGCCCTCTTACTTTTGTTG GCGAATGGGTTGCTGAATGGCAAGTCAACGGAGCTACAAAAGAAGATTATCAAAGGTTCGCCAAGGCTCAATTAGACGTTTATGGGCGAGCAACATTTGGGTGGGCTTATTGGGCTTTCAAAAACGTCAACAATCACTGGAGTTTGGAGTGGATGGTCAAGAATGGTTATATCAAACTGTAG